From a single Fusarium fujikuroi IMI 58289 draft genome, chromosome FFUJ_chr03 genomic region:
- a CDS encoding related to dehydrogenase, protein MNILNGNALVTGAGSGIGRQLSLAYVRAGIQGITLADLNKDALSETARLIQAQYPDVKVLPIVVDVTDEKSVNAMVDQAVQTFGTLDCAANAAGVIVKSREKSAHVPSSEFDRVMNINTRAVALCMQAEARAMLKQPRKLTSAYWQDERRAQVGSIVNFASVCGLQAMLNVMPYVASKHAVMGMTRSAAAEHGPEGLRINAVCPGIVDTPFIGDLKALKGGNEQDPAFANPLGRLCYPDEIADAVVFLSSTMSSYVNGIGLVSDGGRSVQF, encoded by the exons ATGAATATCTTAAACGGAAATGCGCTTGTTACTGGAGCAG GTTCAGGAATTGGTCGACAGCTATCGCTTGCCTACGTAAGAGCGGGCATCCAAGGCATCACTTTAGCAGATCTCAACAAAGATGCCCTCTCCGAGACGGCACGCTTGATTCAGGCCCAATATCCTGATGTCAAGGTTTTGCCCATAGTTGTCGACGTGACGGATGAGAAGTCGGTCAACGCAATGGTTGACCAAGCAGTGCAGACCTTTGGGACGCTTGATTGTG CCGCGAATGCTGCGGGAGTTATCGTCAAGTCTCGCGAAAAGTCAGCCCATGTCCCGAGCAGCGAGTTCGACCGCGTGATGAACATCAACACTAGAGCGGTGGCACTTTGTATGCAGGCTGAGGCGCGCGCCATGTTGAAGCAACCGCGCAAGCTGACCAGTGCGTACTGGCAGGACGAGCGCAGGGCCCAGGTAGGAAGCATTGTCAATTTCGCTAGCGTCTGCGGTCTCCAGGCCATGCTTAATGTTATGCCATACGTGGCGTCTAAGCACGCCGTCATGGGTATGACTAGGAGTGCGGCGGCGGAGCACGGTCCCGAGGGGCTGCGCATCAACGCCGTCTGCCCCGGCATTGTCGATACACCCTTCATTGGAGACCTCAAGGCACTCAAAGGTGGCAACGAGCAGGACCCTGCCTTTGCGAACCCACTCGGAAGACTTTGCTACCCCGACGAAATTGCGGACGCTGTTGTCTTCCTCAGTAGCACCATGTCGAGCTATGTGAACGGTATCGGGTTGGTCTCAGATGGCGGTAGGTCTGTACAGTTTTAA